A single window of Toxotes jaculatrix isolate fToxJac2 chromosome 4, fToxJac2.pri, whole genome shotgun sequence DNA harbors:
- the zgc:158803 gene encoding LUC7 domain-containing protein, whose amino-acid sequence MSAQAQMRAMLDQLMGTGRDGDTMRQRIKFTDERVCKSHLLDSCPHDILSGTRMDLGECMKVHDLALRADYEIASKEQEYFFELDAAEHLQSFIADCDRRTELAKKRLAETQDEISAEVAAKAERVHELNEEIGKLLARAEQLGGEGNVDEAQQLLEKVEKTRALKKEAEDVYRNSMPASSFQQQKLRVCEVCSAYLGLHDNDRRLADHFGGKLHLGFIQIREKLEKLRKAVIEKQERMRMRRREEREREDERERQWEMEREREREREREREREREWERERERERERRRSRSRSGDRYRDGGSSSSHRSRRHRSSRSREEGGDRERERKHRHKDRHRSRSHSHRHKRKRTSKDRSSHTRDRERSLSQERWREGAGEGCREDRVEFGEWEDKERSTSPDTARGRERERSLSYERDRRSSSEERESGEI is encoded by the exons ATGTCGGCCCAGGCGCAGATGCGAGCGATGCTGGACCAGCTCATGGGGACGGGGAGAgacg GAGACACCATGCGGCAGAGAATCAAATTCACAGATGAGCGGGTTTGCAAAAGTCACCTTTTGGATTCATGTCCTCATGACATTCTGTCAGGCACT AGAATGGACCTGGGAGAGTGTATGAAAGTCCATGACCTGGCCCTCAGAGCAGACTACGAGATTGCCTCCAAGGAGCAGGAATACTTTTTTGAACTTGAT gctGCTGAACATCTTCAGTCTTTTATTGCAGACTGTGACCGCAGGACTGAGCTGGCCAAAAAAAGGCTTGCTGAGACGCAGGATGAGATCAGCGCCGAAGTGGCTGCTAAG GCTGAGCGTGTCCATGAGCTGAATGAAGAGATCGGGAAGCTGCTGGCCCGGGCAGAGCAGCTTGGGGGTGAGGGGAACGTCGATGAAGcccagcagctgctggaaaaGGTGGAGAAGACCCGGGCCTTAAAGAAAGAAGCTGAG GATGTGTATAGAAACTCCATGCCAGCATCCAGCTTTCAGCAACAAAAACTACGGGTGTGCGAGGTGTGCTCGGCCTACTTGGGTCTCCACGACAATGATCGGCGTTTGGCCGACCACTTTGGGGGCAAACTGCATCTCGGCTTCATTCAAATCCGTGAGAAGCTTGAAAAGCTAAGG aaaGCAGTTATAGAGAAACAAGAAAGAATGCGAATGAGAAGACGAGAGGAACGCGAGAGAGAAGACGAAAGAGAGCGACAGTGGGAGATGGAGCGGGAGAGAGAGCGGGAACGAGAGCGAGAGCGGGAACGAGAGCGGGAATGGGAGAGAGAACGGGAAAGGGAAAGGGAGCGGAGGAG gTCCAGATCTAGAAGTGGAGACCGTTACAG GGACGGAGGCAGTTCGTCTTCCCATCGTTCAAGACGCCACCGCTCCTCTCGCTCCAGAGAAGAGGGTGGAGAtcgagaaagagaaaggaaacatcgACACAAGGACAGACATCGCTCTCGCTCCCACTCTCACAGGCACAAAAGGAAAAG AACCTCCAAAGACAGGTCATCGCACACCCGCGACAGAGAGCGCTCATTGTCccaggagagatggagagagggtgCAGGAGAGGGATGCCGTGAAGACAGGGTGGAATTCGGAGAATGGGAGGACAAGGAGAGGTCCACCTCCCCGGACACAGCCAGGGGCAGGGAACGAGAAAGATCCCTGTCGTACGAGCGGGACCGGCGCTCCAGCTCCGAGGAGCGAGAGTCTGGGGAGATATGA
- the smdt1b gene encoding single-pass membrane protein with aspartate-rich tail 1b gives MATSILRLSLRLSTRNTALMSRNAGLKSSNISRTTPIRTAVSTASGAILPKPDKTPFGLIRMTVVVVPFLYVGTLISKNFAALLEEHDIFVPEDDDDDD, from the exons ATGGCGACGAGTATACTGCGGCTCTCGCTGCGGCTTTCTACCAGAAATACGGCGTTAATGAGCCGTAACGCCGGCTTGAAATCATCGAACATATCCAGGACGACTCCTATTCGAACCGCAGTATCAACGGCTTCGGGAGCAATCCTACCGAAACCGGATAAA ACACCATTTGGTCTTATCCGCATGACAGTAGTGGTGGTGCCTTTCCTGTATGTGGGAACTCTGATCAGCAAGAACTTTGCAGCTCTTTTGGAGGAGCATGATATCTTTGTCCCTGAGGACGACGACGACGATGACTAA
- the LOC121180427 gene encoding TRIO and F-actin-binding protein-like isoform X2 has protein sequence MDSKYIIRRNWVKLLKQAIHNNRHQSDTGSEKENPFSRRPSSCQPPARFTCKDSGYEPATSTSTTTATHSHQADHHFHQTADGHPDSDLSPTSQREEGEGWDREQAKRLEERNKWFEEGFPFSEMGSRWDSMELKKGSVPVPVIESMDSEVNRKWVEFETLSFRDMSAQTLIGAQAYQSSTPQASQSLGNSQTYQSSPEETEHSVTGSQVDLRSPKGALPSINGVQTIQTNTAEALQKEALALRKQVESIKRERAAMGIEVDSPCGPNAPCRARLEAMEEAHRKALQELQEKHEREVRELEEQRDKMLQEESRGTAKAMEALRAAHREELEREVEKSRRLSGGAAHVDTSHRGHMPEADALHSELDGLSERYSQKCLELSRTEQSSKSRETELGHKERELEQLRRENQELKAKLAEEISRMRYFITGQRTDMVSLGSTERTASEVEVLLRAKENEVQYLKKEISCLQNEVQSLNKEKEAAYERYKEAYVELNNIKGRSQLEMGSLNEHLRLANTALQERARQT, from the exons ATGGACTCCAAATACAT AATACGGCGGAACTGGGTGAAGTTACTGAAGCAGGCGATCCACAACAACAGGCA ccaatcagacacCGGCAGCGAGAAAGAGAACCCCTTTTCGCGGAGACCGTCGTCATGCCAACCCCCAGCTCGGTTCACCTGCAAGGACTCCGGCTATGAACCTGCCACTTCCACCTCTACCACCACAGCTACACACTCCCATCAGGCCGACCATCACTTCCACCAAACTGCAGACGGGCACCCGGACTCAGACTTGTCTCCAACCagtcagagagaagaaggggagggCTGGGACCGTGAGCAAGCGAAGCGATTGGAGGAGAGGAACAAGTGGTTTGAGGAGGGGTTTCCCTTCAGTGAGATGGGCAGCAGGTGGGACTCCATGGAGCTGAAAAAGGGGAGTGTACCTGTGCCTGTTATTGAAAGCATGGACTCAGAGGTCAACAGGAAGTGGGTAGAATTCGAGACGCTGTCATTTAGGGACATGAGTGCGCAAACTCTCATTGGAGCCCAGGCTTATCAGTCAAGCACCCCACAGGCATCACAGTCTCTAGGTAACTCCCAGACTTATCAGTCGAGCCCAGAGGAGACTGAGCACTCTGTCACTGGTTCACAGGTCGATTTAAGAAGCCCGAAAGGGGCTCTTCCATCTATAAACGGTGTCCAAACCATTCAAACAAATACAGCTGAAGCTCTTCAAAAGGAG GCCCTTGCTCTTCGAAAGCAAGTGGAGAGCATCAAGAGAGAGCGTGCAGCTATGGGGATAGAGGTGGACAGCCCCTGTGGCCCCAATGCCCCCTGTAGAGCCAGACTGGAAGCCATGGAAGAAGCCCATCGGAAAGCACTGCAGGAGCTGCAAGAGAAACATGAGAGGGAGGTCAGGGAGttggaggagcagagagacaagatgctgcaggaggagagccGGGGAACTGCTAAAG CGATGGAGGCACTGAGAGCAGCTCacagagaggagctggagagggaggtggagaagTCCAGGAGACTGTCTGGAGGAGCTGCACATGTGGATACTTCACACAGAGGGCACAT GCCTGAGGCAGACGCCTTGCACAGTGAGTTAGATGGGCTGTCAGAACGCTACTCTCAGAAATGCCTGGAGCTGAGCCGCACTGAGCAGAGCAGCAAGAGTCGAGAGACAGAGCTCGGCCACaaggagagagagctggagcagcTCAGAAGAGAGAACCAG gagctTAAAGCCAAACTGGCGGAAGAGATCAGCCGCATGCGTTACTTCATCACGGGACAGAGGACGGACATGGTGTCTCTTGGCAGCACTGAGCGCACTGCGTCAGAAGTAGAG GTGCTGCtaagagcaaaagaaaatgagGTGCAGTatcttaaaaaagaaatcagctGTCTGCAGAATGAAGTGCAGTCTCTGAACAAG GAGAAAGAAGCAGCTTATGAGCGTTATAAGGAGGCCTATGTAGAGCTGAACAACATAAAGGGTCGCAGCCAGCTGGAGATGGGCTCCCTCAATGAACACTTGAGACTGGCCAACACTGCACTTCaggagagagcaagacagacCTGA
- the LOC121180427 gene encoding TRIO and F-actin-binding protein-like isoform X1 yields the protein MSRLDEHGKWRKHWFVLGDTSLRYYRDSEAEESDDLDGEINLTSCVNVSDCDVEKNYGLQIHTKRAVFTLSAMTSRIRRNWVKLLKQAIHNNRHQSDTGSEKENPFSRRPSSCQPPARFTCKDSGYEPATSTSTTTATHSHQADHHFHQTADGHPDSDLSPTSQREEGEGWDREQAKRLEERNKWFEEGFPFSEMGSRWDSMELKKGSVPVPVIESMDSEVNRKWVEFETLSFRDMSAQTLIGAQAYQSSTPQASQSLGNSQTYQSSPEETEHSVTGSQVDLRSPKGALPSINGVQTIQTNTAEALQKEALALRKQVESIKRERAAMGIEVDSPCGPNAPCRARLEAMEEAHRKALQELQEKHEREVRELEEQRDKMLQEESRGTAKAMEALRAAHREELEREVEKSRRLSGGAAHVDTSHRGHMPEADALHSELDGLSERYSQKCLELSRTEQSSKSRETELGHKERELEQLRRENQELKAKLAEEISRMRYFITGQRTDMVSLGSTERTASEVEVLLRAKENEVQYLKKEISCLQNEVQSLNKEKEAAYERYKEAYVELNNIKGRSQLEMGSLNEHLRLANTALQERARQT from the exons ATGTCTAGACTGGATGAACATggcaag TGGAGGAAACACTGGTTTGTTCTGGGTGATACTTCGCTAAGGTACTACAGAGACTCAGAGGCTGAGGAG TCAGATGATCTGGATGGAGAGATCAACCTGACatcctgtgtgaatgtgtcagacTGCGACGTAGAGAAGAACTATGGACTCCAAATACAT ACAAAGAGAGCAGTGTTCACTCTCTCTGCTATGACCTCCAGAATACGGCGGAACTGGGTGAAGTTACTGAAGCAGGCGATCCACAACAACAGGCA ccaatcagacacCGGCAGCGAGAAAGAGAACCCCTTTTCGCGGAGACCGTCGTCATGCCAACCCCCAGCTCGGTTCACCTGCAAGGACTCCGGCTATGAACCTGCCACTTCCACCTCTACCACCACAGCTACACACTCCCATCAGGCCGACCATCACTTCCACCAAACTGCAGACGGGCACCCGGACTCAGACTTGTCTCCAACCagtcagagagaagaaggggagggCTGGGACCGTGAGCAAGCGAAGCGATTGGAGGAGAGGAACAAGTGGTTTGAGGAGGGGTTTCCCTTCAGTGAGATGGGCAGCAGGTGGGACTCCATGGAGCTGAAAAAGGGGAGTGTACCTGTGCCTGTTATTGAAAGCATGGACTCAGAGGTCAACAGGAAGTGGGTAGAATTCGAGACGCTGTCATTTAGGGACATGAGTGCGCAAACTCTCATTGGAGCCCAGGCTTATCAGTCAAGCACCCCACAGGCATCACAGTCTCTAGGTAACTCCCAGACTTATCAGTCGAGCCCAGAGGAGACTGAGCACTCTGTCACTGGTTCACAGGTCGATTTAAGAAGCCCGAAAGGGGCTCTTCCATCTATAAACGGTGTCCAAACCATTCAAACAAATACAGCTGAAGCTCTTCAAAAGGAG GCCCTTGCTCTTCGAAAGCAAGTGGAGAGCATCAAGAGAGAGCGTGCAGCTATGGGGATAGAGGTGGACAGCCCCTGTGGCCCCAATGCCCCCTGTAGAGCCAGACTGGAAGCCATGGAAGAAGCCCATCGGAAAGCACTGCAGGAGCTGCAAGAGAAACATGAGAGGGAGGTCAGGGAGttggaggagcagagagacaagatgctgcaggaggagagccGGGGAACTGCTAAAG CGATGGAGGCACTGAGAGCAGCTCacagagaggagctggagagggaggtggagaagTCCAGGAGACTGTCTGGAGGAGCTGCACATGTGGATACTTCACACAGAGGGCACAT GCCTGAGGCAGACGCCTTGCACAGTGAGTTAGATGGGCTGTCAGAACGCTACTCTCAGAAATGCCTGGAGCTGAGCCGCACTGAGCAGAGCAGCAAGAGTCGAGAGACAGAGCTCGGCCACaaggagagagagctggagcagcTCAGAAGAGAGAACCAG gagctTAAAGCCAAACTGGCGGAAGAGATCAGCCGCATGCGTTACTTCATCACGGGACAGAGGACGGACATGGTGTCTCTTGGCAGCACTGAGCGCACTGCGTCAGAAGTAGAG GTGCTGCtaagagcaaaagaaaatgagGTGCAGTatcttaaaaaagaaatcagctGTCTGCAGAATGAAGTGCAGTCTCTGAACAAG GAGAAAGAAGCAGCTTATGAGCGTTATAAGGAGGCCTATGTAGAGCTGAACAACATAAAGGGTCGCAGCCAGCTGGAGATGGGCTCCCTCAATGAACACTTGAGACTGGCCAACACTGCACTTCaggagagagcaagacagacCTGA
- the LOC121180427 gene encoding TRIO and F-actin-binding protein-like isoform X3 produces MEAAFSQSDTGSEKENPFSRRPSSCQPPARFTCKDSGYEPATSTSTTTATHSHQADHHFHQTADGHPDSDLSPTSQREEGEGWDREQAKRLEERNKWFEEGFPFSEMGSRWDSMELKKGSVPVPVIESMDSEVNRKWVEFETLSFRDMSAQTLIGAQAYQSSTPQASQSLGNSQTYQSSPEETEHSVTGSQVDLRSPKGALPSINGVQTIQTNTAEALQKEALALRKQVESIKRERAAMGIEVDSPCGPNAPCRARLEAMEEAHRKALQELQEKHEREVRELEEQRDKMLQEESRGTAKAMEALRAAHREELEREVEKSRRLSGGAAHVDTSHRGHMPEADALHSELDGLSERYSQKCLELSRTEQSSKSRETELGHKERELEQLRRENQELKAKLAEEISRMRYFITGQRTDMVSLGSTERTASEVEVLLRAKENEVQYLKKEISCLQNEVQSLNKEKEAAYERYKEAYVELNNIKGRSQLEMGSLNEHLRLANTALQERARQT; encoded by the exons ATGGAGGCAGCTTTCAG ccaatcagacacCGGCAGCGAGAAAGAGAACCCCTTTTCGCGGAGACCGTCGTCATGCCAACCCCCAGCTCGGTTCACCTGCAAGGACTCCGGCTATGAACCTGCCACTTCCACCTCTACCACCACAGCTACACACTCCCATCAGGCCGACCATCACTTCCACCAAACTGCAGACGGGCACCCGGACTCAGACTTGTCTCCAACCagtcagagagaagaaggggagggCTGGGACCGTGAGCAAGCGAAGCGATTGGAGGAGAGGAACAAGTGGTTTGAGGAGGGGTTTCCCTTCAGTGAGATGGGCAGCAGGTGGGACTCCATGGAGCTGAAAAAGGGGAGTGTACCTGTGCCTGTTATTGAAAGCATGGACTCAGAGGTCAACAGGAAGTGGGTAGAATTCGAGACGCTGTCATTTAGGGACATGAGTGCGCAAACTCTCATTGGAGCCCAGGCTTATCAGTCAAGCACCCCACAGGCATCACAGTCTCTAGGTAACTCCCAGACTTATCAGTCGAGCCCAGAGGAGACTGAGCACTCTGTCACTGGTTCACAGGTCGATTTAAGAAGCCCGAAAGGGGCTCTTCCATCTATAAACGGTGTCCAAACCATTCAAACAAATACAGCTGAAGCTCTTCAAAAGGAG GCCCTTGCTCTTCGAAAGCAAGTGGAGAGCATCAAGAGAGAGCGTGCAGCTATGGGGATAGAGGTGGACAGCCCCTGTGGCCCCAATGCCCCCTGTAGAGCCAGACTGGAAGCCATGGAAGAAGCCCATCGGAAAGCACTGCAGGAGCTGCAAGAGAAACATGAGAGGGAGGTCAGGGAGttggaggagcagagagacaagatgctgcaggaggagagccGGGGAACTGCTAAAG CGATGGAGGCACTGAGAGCAGCTCacagagaggagctggagagggaggtggagaagTCCAGGAGACTGTCTGGAGGAGCTGCACATGTGGATACTTCACACAGAGGGCACAT GCCTGAGGCAGACGCCTTGCACAGTGAGTTAGATGGGCTGTCAGAACGCTACTCTCAGAAATGCCTGGAGCTGAGCCGCACTGAGCAGAGCAGCAAGAGTCGAGAGACAGAGCTCGGCCACaaggagagagagctggagcagcTCAGAAGAGAGAACCAG gagctTAAAGCCAAACTGGCGGAAGAGATCAGCCGCATGCGTTACTTCATCACGGGACAGAGGACGGACATGGTGTCTCTTGGCAGCACTGAGCGCACTGCGTCAGAAGTAGAG GTGCTGCtaagagcaaaagaaaatgagGTGCAGTatcttaaaaaagaaatcagctGTCTGCAGAATGAAGTGCAGTCTCTGAACAAG GAGAAAGAAGCAGCTTATGAGCGTTATAAGGAGGCCTATGTAGAGCTGAACAACATAAAGGGTCGCAGCCAGCTGGAGATGGGCTCCCTCAATGAACACTTGAGACTGGCCAACACTGCACTTCaggagagagcaagacagacCTGA